From a region of the Zingiber officinale cultivar Zhangliang chromosome 4B, Zo_v1.1, whole genome shotgun sequence genome:
- the LOC121977287 gene encoding galactinol synthase 1-like, with amino-acid sequence MAPQIVSTVVSGKGKKDEPVARAYVTFLAGDGDYVKGVVGLAKGLRKVGSAYPLVVAMLPDVPESHRRLLAAQGCVLREIEPVYPPENQTQFAMAYYVINYSKLRIWEFLEYEKIMYLDADIQVYDNVDHLFDLPNGGFYAVMDCFCEKTWSHTPQYRIGYCQQCPDRVAWPAAELSQPPSLYFNAGMFVHEPSLATAESLIATVKITDPTPFAEQDFLNMFFKDVYKPIPLVYNLVMAMLWRHPENVELEKVKVVHYCAAGSKPWRYTGKEANMDREDIKMLVSKWWEVYNDESLDYKVPAIAAAPEEATEAEEVKQPLMSAALSKAGQVKVIKAPSAA; translated from the exons ATGGCGCCGCAGATAGTTTCCACGGTGGTGTCCGGAAAGGGAAAGAAGGATGAGCCGGTGGCGAGGGCGTACGTGACGTTCCTTGCAGGCGACGGCGACTACGTGAAGGGAGTGGTCGGGCTGGCGAAGGGACTGAGGAAGGTGGGGTCCGCTTACCCTCTTGTGGTGGCGATGCTTCCCGATGTGCCTGAGAGCCACCGCCGTCTCCTCGCCGCCCAGGGCTGCGTCCTGCGTGAGATCGAGCCGGTGTACCCGCCGGAGAACCAGACGCAGTTCGCCATGGCCTACTACGTCATCAACTACTCCAAGCTTCGAATTTGGGAG TTCTTGGAGTACGAGAAGATTATGTACCTCGACGCCGATATCCAAGTATACGACAACGTCGACCACCTGTTCGACCTGCCGAACGGCGGCTTCTACGCCGTCATGGACTGCTTCTGCGAGAAGACGTGGAGCCACACGCCGCAGTACCGGATTGGTTACTGCCAACAGTGTCCGGACAGAGTAGCGTGGCCGGCGGCCGAGCTCAGCCAGCCTCCTTCGCTCTACTTCAACGCCGGCATGTTCGTGCACGAGCCCAGCCTTGCCACCGCCGAGTCCCTCATCGCCACCGTCAAGATCACCGATCCCACCCCCTTCGCCGAGCAG GATTTCTTGAACATGTTCTTCAAGGACGTCTACAAGCCGATTCCTTTGGTCTACAACCTGGTCATGGCGATGCTGTGGAGGCACCCGGAGAACGTCGAGCTCGAGAAGGTGAAGGTGGTGCACTACTGCGCCGCG GGGTCGAAGCCATGGAGGTACACGGGGAAGGAGGCGAACATGGACAGAGAAGACATAAAGATGCTGGTATCCAAGTGGTGGGAGGTGTACAACGACGAGAGCCTCGACTACAAAGTTCCAGCCATCGCCGCCGCGCCGGAGGAGGCTACGGAGGCGGAGGAGGTGAAGCAGCCGCTGATGTCGGCGGCGCTCTCGAAGGCCGGACAGGTCAAGGTCATCAAGGCGCCGTCGGCGGCATGA
- the LOC121974339 gene encoding probable staphylococcal-like nuclease CAN1, whose protein sequence is MGNSLLKCLGGDCIDAEPQVVVVQVPVRDGVAALAQDLFTFEITSQVPQGLDQRVALSKKVLAIWYKQLLEAWKESKPTPKTQKAAASLIIQTLSRYNREEVERLLNYYDLPIPSSHEIPCAPSSSVSLPEGVQFVLFTLPVNAKDVGDGDGITAYVDTADPRESADVPAGVHEAVFQRIEARAARNFREADRLKKRISDAGYVFKNTGNGEEILARKYRIRLRGVDAPESQMPYGKEAKEELAKLVQGKCLRIDVYNIDQFGRHVGDIYCDGVFVQEKLLKRGFAWHFAKHDKRPEFAKWQQQARAEGRGLWALSNPEKPWEWRKSNPGWRQGNPPIEVY, encoded by the exons ATGGGGAACAGCTTGCTCAAGTGCCTCGGAGGGGATTGCATAGACGCTGAACCACAGGTTGTCGTCGTCCAAGTTCCGGTTCGAGATGGGGTCGCTGCTCTTGCTCAAGACCTCTTCACCTTTGAGATAACATCCCAG GTTCCCCAAGGACTAGACCAGCGCGTGGCTCTCTCCAAGAAGGTGCTGGCTATTTG GTATAAGCAACTATTAGAAGCATGGAAGGAATCCAAGCCAACACCAAAGACACAAAAAGCGGCGGCTAGTCTCATCATTCAAACACTAAGTAGATATAACCGAGAAGAAGTAGAG AGACTGCTTAATTACTACGATCTTCCTATTCCTTCATCCCACGAGATTCCTTGTGCGCCATCGTCATCAGTGTCGTTGCCCGAAGGAGTCCAGTTTGTGCTATTCACACTTCCT GTTAATGCTAAGGATGTAGGTGATGGGGATGGTATAACAGCATATGTGGACACTGCAGACCCAAGGGAATCAGCTGATGTCCCAGCAGGGGTCCATGAAGCCGTCTTTCAAAGGATCGAGGCTCGAGCAGCCCGGAATTTTAGAGAGGCAGATAGACTCAAGAAACGCATCTCCGACGCGGGATATGT ATTCAAAAATACTGGAAATGGCGAGGAGATCCTTGCTCGAAAATACAGAATCAGATTGAG GGGAGTTGATGCACCAGAGAGTCAAATGCCATATGGGAAGGAGGCCAAGGAAGAACTAGCTAAGCTCGTTCAAGGAAAATGTTTGAGGATCGATGTGTATAATATCGATCAGTTTGGTCGACATGTTGGAGATATCTACTGTGATGGAGTTTTCGTTCAGGAGAAGCTGCTAAAGAGAGGCTTTGCATGGCATTTCGCGAAACATGACAAACGCCCTGAATTCGCGAAG TGGCAGCAGCAAGCGCGTGCTGAAGGTAGAGGCCTTTGGGCTTTATCAAACCCTGAGAAACCATGGGAATGGAGAAAGAGTAATCCCGGGTGGAGACAAGGGAACCCTCCGATCGAAGTATATTGA
- the LOC121974338 gene encoding uncharacterized protein LOC121974338, whose amino-acid sequence MVTVDANGDELESGDRIQIQVPPLEERLLAQSGTKFAWILDFFHRTLDRREEISISVPSPVAGVRRHLQFFRRINWASLLRAGKEWLKNPLHIALLLWLLCVAASVAMLGGLLLGLLNRVFPTKSLRNHWIEINNQFLNALFTLMSLYQHPNLFHHLFMLCRWSSEDVVELRKVYCKNAAYRPREWLHMLVLLLLLHLTCFAQYALCGLYWGYSSKSRPEALEASLFALGITAPVLAALYAVCSPLGRDCGGAAAPECDKPAKQGFKLLDQRIAEKNPQWNGALLDCRDDTSICCLSFFCTCCVFGWNMERLGMGNMYVHVSTFLVLCFAPFWIFNIAALNIHNYVIGDAIGIAGVLLCVFGLLYGGFWRIQMRKRFKLPGDGICWFSASIVDYAKWIFCWACALAQEVRTGNSYDVEEGSLFRKLTETDEEDSMSAPIQPVMRL is encoded by the coding sequence ATGGTGACTGTCGATGCCAATGGCGATGAACTAGAATCCGGTGACCGGATACAAATTCAGGTGCCGCCGCTGGAGGAAAGATTGCTGGCGCAGAGCGGCACGAAGTTCGCGTGGATTCTGGATTTCTTCCACCGGACTCTCGACCGGAGAGAGGAAATCTCCATTTCGGTGCCCTCGCCGGTCGCCGGAGTTCGGCGGCACCTTCAGTTCTTCAGAAGGATCAACTGGGCTTCCTTATTGAGGGCCGGCAAGGAATGGCTGAAGAACCCATTGCACATCGCGCTCCTCCTCTGGCTGCTCTGCGTCGCCGCCTCCGTCGCCATGCTCGGCGGCCTCCTCCTCGGCCTGCTCAACCGCGTTTTCCCCACCAAGTCCCTCCGCAACCACTGGATCGAGATCAACAACCAATTCCTCAACGCGCTCTTCACCCTCATGAGCCTCTACCAGCACCCGAACCTCTTCCACCACTTGTTCATGCTCTGTAGATGGAGCTCCGAGGACGTGGTGGAGCTCAGGAAAGTTTACTGCAAGAACGCCGCCTACCGTCCCCGCGAATGGCTCCACATgctcgtcctcctcctcctcctccacctcaCTTGCTTCGCGCAGTACGCCCTGTGCGGCCTCTACTGGGGCTACTCCTCCAAATCGCGTCCCGAAGCTCTCGAGGCTTCCCTCTTCGCGCTGGGGATCACCGCGCCGGTTCTCGCAGCTCTGTACGCGGTTTGCAGTCCTCTCGGACGGGACTGCGGCGGCGCAGCCGCCCCTGAGTGCGACAAGCCCGCGAAGCAGGGCTTCAAGCTGCTCGATCAGAGAATTGCGGAGAAGAATCCACAGTGGAACGGCGCGCTGCTCGATTGCAGAGACGACACCTCCATCTGCTGCCTCTCCTTCTTCTGCACCTGCTGCGTGTTCGGCTGGAACATGGAGAGGCTCGGCATGGGGAACATGTACGTGCACGTCTCCACTTTTCTGGTGCTCTGCTTCGCTCCTTTCTGGATCTTCAACATCGCGGCGCTCAACATACACAACTACGTGATCGGCGACGCGATCGGGATCGCCGGCGTGCTGCTGTGCGTGTTCGGGTTGCTGTACGGCGGGTTTTGGAGGATCCAGATGAGGAAAAGATTCAAGCTTCCAGGGGATGGAATCTGCTGGTTCTCCGCTTCGATTGTGGATTACGCAAAGTGGATCTTCTGCTGGGCGTGCGCACTCGCGCAGGAGGTGAGAACCGGCAACTCCTACGATGTGGAAGAAGGAAGCCTCTTCAGGAAGCTGACGGAGACTGATGAAGAAGACTCCATGAGCGCACCAATTCAACCTGTGATGAGATTGTAA